The following coding sequences are from one Lolium rigidum isolate FL_2022 chromosome 6, APGP_CSIRO_Lrig_0.1, whole genome shotgun sequence window:
- the LOC124662518 gene encoding uncharacterized protein LOC124662518, whose protein sequence is MASSVNTNIFFVLSALLFVTTQATPVDPLLPTCKTVGGGTPDIGIEFCMDAFHSDPRSAHGGTDQELGIVAVDLLTANATSTKAKIDGLLVGKTESATTQCLRSCHTLYGGILQGQPGCAAAAKAGKFSEADKSLGKSAAAAKECEDGFSKKNVASPLTVENGNAFRLANLAAALLF, encoded by the coding sequence atggcctcctccgtcAATACCAACATCTTCTTCGTTCTCTCTGCTCTCCTCTTTGTGACCACTCAGGCCACCCCCGTTGACCCTCTGCTCCCTACATGCAAGACCGTAGGCGGCGGCACCCCGGACATTGGCATCGAGTTCTGCATGGACGCCTTCCACTCCGATCCCCGGAGCGCACATGGTGGAACTGACCAAGAGCTCGGCATCGTCGCAGTCGACCTCCTCACGGCCAACGCCACCAGCACCAAGGCCAAGATCGACGGCCTTCTCGTCGGCAAGACGGAGAGCGCCACCACACAGTGCCTCAGATCGTGCCATACACTTTATGGTGGCATATTGCAGGGGCAGCCTGGCTGCGCCGCCGCGGCCAAGGCCGGGAAGTTCAGCGAGGCAGACAAGTCCCTTGGGAAATCGGCAGCCGCAGCCAAGGAGTGTGAGGATGGCTTCAGCAAGAAAAACGTCGCGTCGCCGTTGACGGTGGAGAACGGCAATGCATTCCGGCTCGCGAACCTCGCTGCCGCCTTACTCTTCTAG